Within Sphingobium sp. EP60837, the genomic segment AGCATGTTGTCGCGCCCTTGCAAGCGAACCCGGTACGTACCGCCGCGATAATCGACGCTAAGGTCTTCAGTGAACAGGCCGCTCAGCAATTCGATATTGGCAGTGTCGATGCCCCGGAAATAACGGTGTTTCAGGGTGCGAATGTCTTCTAAGTCGCTCAGTTGCTGCAGGGTGTAGGCCATGAACCTCTCCATATGGTGACGCAATTTTGTGCTTGTTCTGCCTACCTATACCCGATCTGCGTAACATTCTGCAATGATGACTGCATAATGGCTGGCGAACTACAGGATGGATTGAGTATGGAGCGTTTCTGTGGTGATGCGCCTCGCTGCGCATTCATGAAAGAAAGGATTGGGCTGTGGGCGAGACGGGTGTGGGCAAGGTAGCGATCGTCACGGGCGGCACGCGCGGAATCGGCGCGGCGATCGTGCGGCGGCTGCTGGCGGAAGGCTATGCGGTTGCGACATGCGGACGCACTGCGCCAGAGGAGCCGATCGGCGTCGACGGGCGGACGGCCGAGTTCGAGGCGTGCGACATTCGTGATCCCGCAGCCGTGGCTGGCTGGATCGAGGCGTTAGTGGCGCGTCATGGCCGGATCGACTTGGTCGTCAACAATGCCGGGGGATCGCCGCAAGCGGAGGCGGCCACCGCCAGCCCCCGCTTTTCCGAACGTATCCTGCAACTGAACCTGCTCGCTCCGCTGCATGTCGCGCAGGCGGCTTATCCGTATCTGAAGGCGGCGAGCGGCTCCATCGTCAACATCGCCAGCGTATCGGGAGCTCGGCCTTCGCCCGATACGGCGATTTACGGCGCGGCAAAGGCCGGACTGCTCAGCCTCACCACCAGTCTGGCGCAGGAATGGGGACCGGAAGTACGCGTGAACGCGATCATCGTCGGCCTCATCGAAACGGAGACGGCGGAGATGACTTACGGCACGCGGGCGGCGCAAGAGCGCATTGCCGCATCGCTGCCGCTCGGCCGTATGGGCCGGGGCAGCGACATTGCCGAAGCGGTGGTGTTCCTGGGTTCGCCCGCCGCGGCTTATATCAGCGGCGCGAAGCTCGAAGTGCATGGCGGCGGCGAACGGCCGCTGTTCCTCGAAATCGTCAAGGAAGAAGCCGGTAAGGCTTGATGCGGCCGGGGCGGGCCCAAGCGGCTCGCCCCCATTTCTGCCCCGCTGTGCCGCTCCCCTAATCTGAGCAATGGGACTAGCTTACCCCCCGTTCGCCCTGAGCTTGTCGAAGGGCTCTTCTTCTCCAGAATGGAAGAAGGGCGATGAGACGCTGACTTAAGCCTCCTTAAGCTTCGCTCGCCCAACCCTGCCATCATAAGCGTCGACGTCGGCTTGCGGCCGGGCCGCTCGCGCAAGGTCGCTTGGATAATGGCTCGCAGCGCGCCAGAAGAGCCATCCCCCCAGCACCGTCAGGATCGACATGGACATCAGGCTGATGCGCAGCGACTCCGCGCCGAACCGGCCGGTCAGCAGATCGCTCACCACGCCGCCCAGCACTGGTCCGAGCGCACTGCCGATCACATTGATGATAACCACGAGCATCGCGGTCGCCTGCGCCCTTTGTTCGGGCAGGACCAGGCGAGCCGC encodes:
- a CDS encoding SDR family oxidoreductase is translated as MGETGVGKVAIVTGGTRGIGAAIVRRLLAEGYAVATCGRTAPEEPIGVDGRTAEFEACDIRDPAAVAGWIEALVARHGRIDLVVNNAGGSPQAEAATASPRFSERILQLNLLAPLHVAQAAYPYLKAASGSIVNIASVSGARPSPDTAIYGAAKAGLLSLTTSLAQEWGPEVRVNAIIVGLIETETAEMTYGTRAAQERIAASLPLGRMGRGSDIAEAVVFLGSPAAAYISGAKLEVHGGGERPLFLEIVKEEAGKA